A region from the Tigriopus californicus strain San Diego chromosome 9, Tcal_SD_v2.1, whole genome shotgun sequence genome encodes:
- the LOC131886697 gene encoding uncharacterized protein LOC131886697, with amino-acid sequence MSYTLELLRMENEFWPNHAHCHTQQNTPFNHQTSEGLFSVIANQTTNPNAPILNEAPNGRMCGRQAVNSTGPPSLTMGPKASGPIPLDQRPHSQSREISDAVNRRDEGDDDQHHHSCAKVIAAAAQRGTLRPMHSYYECCINVHVSSLLEHWLDWDRAPLISTVPKGGIRGKEGAHTDTHLDGSQAGEFASQPKLHVNPTSIEGWVRQISSNGCDVNRQDSEGRTLLHLLLNGASHNFTGETVVELTGLLVETGANPSVRDHRGETPLHLVKHWLHSDKSQSPSSSPPHQTTIMIALSLGRLLLESGTRALSTDQCLSAWINLPDSDERTLLSYSVALGDSAEELSRLLLNYGAEVIPSPSPMSSSSLSSSSGGPVATPPGSLDSSGPPPHPIQQLTKERTQSAFTWLLKSVMEKRASEPFQRTINLVGQSMAHQPLRMKRHIKRVMMHLGRGISVNGPLFLELKTLMMPFWCNPQPLRHQCLRQIRKSLGPKRLNRGPVSKLGLPTKLQRLVRFQSEHSEHFEHSEGSEGSEGSECSSRTDDE; translated from the exons ATGTCCTATACGCTTGAGTTGCTTcgaatggaaaatgaattttggccCAACCATGCCCACTGCCACACCCAACAAAACACCCCATTCAACCATCAGACGAGCGAGGGGTTGTTCTCAGTGATCGCCAACCAGACGACCAATCCCAATGCACCAATCTTAAACGAGGCCCCAAATGGCAGGATGTGTGGACGCCAAGCCGTGAACTCCACAGGCCCGCCCAGTTTGACAATGGGTCCGAAGGCCTCCGGTCCGATCCCTCTTGATCAACGCCCACACTCTCAAAGTCGGGAGATAAGCGATGCAGTCAATCGAAGGGACGAAGGTGATGATGATCAGCATCACCATTCCTGTGCCAAAGTGATTGCGGCGGCAGCCCAACGAGGCACTCTTAGACCAATGCATAGCTACT ATGAATGTTGTATCAACGTTCACGTGTCTTCATTGTTGGAGCATTGGCTGGATTGGGACCGAGCCCCCTTGATCTCAACCGTTCCTAAAGGGGGAATCCGTGGGAAAGAAGGCGCTCATACTGACACACACCTGGATGGAAGTCAAGCCGGGGAGTTCGCTTCCCAACCCAAATTACACGTAAACCCCACCTCGATTGAAGGATGGGTTAggcaaatttcttcaaatggcTGTGATGTGAATCGGCAAGACTCGGAGGGGCGGACCTTGCTCCACCTCCTTCTCAATG GCGCTTCACACAACTTTACCGGAGAAACCGTCGTTGAATTGACTGGATTGCTGGTTGAAACGGGTGCAAATCCAAGTGTCAGAGATCATCGAGGAGAGACACCTCTCCATTTGGTCAAACATTGGCTTCATAGTGACAAGAGCCAATCACCGTCTTCGTCTCCTCCACACCAGACGACCATCATGATTGCCTTATCCCTAGGGCGATTACTTTTAGAATCCGGCACGCGGGCTTTGTCCACGGATCAGTGCCTGTCGGCCTGGATCAACCTACCGGACTCCGACGAACGAACTCTCCTCTCATATAGTGTGGCCCTGGGGGATTCTGCCGAAGAGCTGAGCCGGCTCCTCCTCAACTACGGGGCCGAGGTCATCCCCAGCCCGTCGCCCATGTCCTCTTCGTCTTTGTCCTCGTCCTCCGGGGGTCCAGTCGCCACACCTCCTGGCTCGCTTGACTCGTCAGGACCGCCACCTCATCCCATTCAACAGCTGACCAAAGAGAGAACCCAATCCGCTTTCACTTGGCTACTCAAGTCTGTGATGGAGAAGAGAGCCTCGGAGCCTTTTCAACGCACCATAAATTTGGTGGGCCAGTCTATGGCTCACCAGCCCTTGCGCATGAAGCGCCACATCAAGCGGGTCATGATGCACTTGGGACGGGGGATTTCGGTGAATGGTCCGCTCTTCTTGGAACTGAAAACGCTTATGATGCCATTCTGGTGTAATCCACAGCCCCTTCGTCATCAATGTTTGCGTCAGATTCGAAAATCGTTGGGGCCAAAACGCTTGAACCGCGGTCCTGTGAGCAAACTAGGGTTACCCACGAAGCTCCAACGATTGGTTCGGTTCCAATCCGAGCATTCTGAGCATTTCGAGCATTCTGAGGGTTCTGAGGGTTCTGAGGGTTCCGAGTGCTCCTCGAGAACTGATGACGAGTGA